ATTGACTTTATGGGACTTATATCGTCGCCAGAATATGCAGCTTAAGGTACAGATGCACAACTTGAATTTGGAATTCATCCGCGAGGCCATAAAGCAACAGCTCACTAGCGCCTATGTGTTAGATTGGTTTGAAACCGGTTCATCCTTGGACCAGGTATCCCGCGCAACCGTCAAACGGTGTATAGAGTATGCCCTACAGCGTGAACTTCTATTACAAAATATGGGATTGATTCATGATATTCACGATGAAAACCCACACCTCCAAGCTCTCGCAAAATCTGTAACTAAGAAAGAAGTTCATCAGTACTATAAAAAGCACAAAGAGGACTTCAAGCGCATTGAAAAGGTTCACGCCTATCATATCCGTCTGGAATCACAAGAAAAGGCTGATATTGTCTACAAGGAAATCAAAGCCGGCCTGCCCTTTCATAAAGCAATTCAGAAATACTCTAATACAACAGGCCGGAACTCCAACGGCAGCCTAGGGTGGATTGATCGAGAAAACCACCGCGATCACTGGACACTCGCCATGGCATTTAGCCTCCCTGAAAATACAGTATCAAAACCATTTCGCAGCCCCCCAAAAGTCGGGGATGTGCACTGGGAAATACTCTGGGTAGACCAGCGGGAAATTAGCTATCAGCCAATCGAGAGTGAGTCCGTGCACTATAGAGCCACTAATGCTATTGCCCAACAGAAGCTCCAAGAAAAATTCAATACGCTAATGTCACAAGCTTACAAAAATACGTCCATACAGCTAAACCAGAGGGTGCTGTCTTGCGAATTTTGTTAATTGCCATAGCCTTTGCTCTTACTGGATTGATCGCTGTTACAGTAACTTCAGACAATCATAGTTCAGCTTTTGACGAAAGAGTCGACACAGTTAAGCGCAACCAAAAATCTGCCTCAACTCCAAGTAACAACCTTAAGGCGATTTCCGTAGTCACTCAAGATTCAGAAAATGGAGCTGGTCCTAACTTGTCATTACCCTCTAAGCCAAATAACGCAGCTGTGCAATCTCTAATGAAAAGTATGAAAACTGGTGATCCACGTACGCCACCACTAGCACCCACTGTTAATCCACGAATTAAACCGACACTTGAGGAACTGGCATCCCGCGATCTTTATCGGGAGTTTGAGGCCCGCCAGAAAAAGACCGTATATGCCTCTTTTGTTGTAGCCGCAAAGCACAAAATCACAGAAATAGAGCAACAAATCGCTCAGGGAAAGAAATTTGGTGTCAGCCAAAAACAGCTCGCCGAAGCAACACAAAAACTGGAAATGCTTCAAAAAGAAACAGGGAGAATCCTGAGGGAGCATCCAGAAATCGATATCGGATCCGGTCCAGAGTAGTAGAAAAAGCTATCGAATCCAGATCAGTTCTTGCAATACTCCCGACACAATATGACTGTATGTCCTGGTTCTTATCAGCCAAATATATGTGCCCAATAACAATTCGCCAATGAAAGCGTGCAACACTATAATCTCCTAAATTTTTAAA
This DNA window, taken from Microbulbifer sp. GL-2, encodes the following:
- a CDS encoding peptidylprolyl isomerase, translated to MRVPWVLATVMMVTILAFADSPATLPDRIAARVNGEDISLAALDVFIKAARRHDKEVNRRSVLKGLLESHLLATMNTTKSVIDNHNTVGYDYHTQVEQQLFKLIRSAYQTPLEKAMQSANVNSSLDFLTAPLTFNINALKPVLQLQQKLYSSMTTEQRKSAEQLVIARYKFRDTQAEQVLTLWDLYRRQNMQLKVQMHNLNLEFIREAIKQQLTSAYVLDWFETGSSLDQVSRATVKRCIEYALQRELLLQNMGLIHDIHDENPHLQALAKSVTKKEVHQYYKKHKEDFKRIEKVHAYHIRLESQEKADIVYKEIKAGLPFHKAIQKYSNTTGRNSNGSLGWIDRENHRDHWTLAMAFSLPENTVSKPFRSPPKVGDVHWEILWVDQREISYQPIESESVHYRATNAIAQQKLQEKFNTLMSQAYKNTSIQLNQRVLSCEFC